From the genome of Salvelinus namaycush isolate Seneca chromosome 10, SaNama_1.0, whole genome shotgun sequence, one region includes:
- the depdc1a gene encoding DEP domain-containing protein 1A isoform X2, protein MMSNHIVTPGPYRATKLWNEVTKLFRAGMPLRKHRQHFRVYGNCFTAIAAVDWLHELLRNNSNFGPDVTRQQTIQLLKKFLKNHVIENVKGRWGSEDLEDNSHLYRFASTSPLKPIPHRPPVSGPASVKKSFSMKEKEGFFKCRTSKKPDKETTENVDPSKEDMETEPVIEVVQARALTEEDIQDVWRGITLTHLQKTLGLTALEDVLDPRHINSQNIVYNMTNVNKHGVVTLEDKTDDLPHWVLSAMKCLANWPKYDSNQPSYPGFERDVFKTVSDYFYSLPQPLLTFEYYELFVNILGLLQPQLERVAIEALQLCTLLLPPASRRKLQLLMRMISRMSQNVDMPRLHDAIGTRTLMVHTFSRCVLGCEEEVDLDELLATRLVSFLMDHHQEILQVPVYLQNAVRDHLVYLRKVQITYPGSGGVGAPMPIYSFCRQISTEEFEEQKLSVSQAAIADLLESLVKDKNMSVKDKKKKLKQFQRQYTDIYARRFPTTESEAQLFEDKPKIKPPMLISMKKPKAFGIRN, encoded by the exons ATGATGAGTAATCATATTGTCACTCCTGGGCCTTACAGGGCGACAAAACTG TGGAATGAAGTCACAAAGCTATTCCGAGCAGGGATGCCTCTGCGGAAACATCGACAACACTTTAGAGTGTATGGGAACTGTTTTACTGCCATAGCAGCTGTCGACTGGCTACACGAACTGCTCAGGAACAATAGTAACTTTGGACCAGATGTCACCAGACAACAGACTATCCAACTGCTGAAGAAGTTCCTCAAAAATCATGTGATCGAGAATGTGAAGGGCAGATGGGGTTCAGAAGATTTGGAAGACAACAGCCATCTCTACAG GTTTGCTTCAACATCTCCTTTGAAACCAATTCCCCATCGCCCACCTGTGTCAGGGCCTGCATCAGTAAAGAAGAGTTTCTCAATGAAAGAAAAGGAAGGCTTCTTCAAATGTAGGACTTCCAAGAAACCTGACAAGGAGACTACA GAAAATGTGGATCCATCAAAAGAAGATATGGAGACTGAGCCTGTGATTGAAGTGGTCCAGGCCAGAGCACTAACAGAGGAAGATATTCAGGATGTTTGGAGAGGCATCACTCTCACACA CCTTCAGAAAACATTGGGATTGACTGCGCTTGAGGATGTTTTGGATCCAAGACACATCAATTCTCAAAACATTGTGTACAACATGACCAATGTGAACAAGCATGGGGTTGTTACACTTGAGGACAAGACTG ATGACCTCCCACACTGGGTCTTGTCTGCAATGAAATGTCTTGCGAACT GGCCGAAGTATGATTCCAACCAGCCATCCTATCCTGGGTTTGAGAGGGATGTGTTTAAAACGGTCTCTGACTACTTCTACAGCCTCCCTCAGCCACTTCTTACATTTGAGTACTATGAGTTGTTTGTCAACATCTTGG GTCTCCTCCAACCTCAGTTGGAGCGGGTGGCCATTGAGGCTCTGCAGCTCTGCACCCTGTTGCTGCCCCCTGCCAGCCGGAGGAAGCTCCAGCTGCTGATGAGAATGATCTCCCGGATGAGTCAGAATGTGGACATGCCTCGGCTCCATGACGCCATAGGAACACGCACATTG ATGGTGCATACGTTCTCTCGCTGCGTGCTGGGCTGTGAGGAAGAGGTGGACCTGGATGAGCTTCTGGCCACCAGACTGGTCTCCTTCCTCATGGATCACCACCAGGAGATACTCCAGGTGCCAGTCTATCTGCAGAACGCTGTTCGAGACCACCTGGTATACCTCAGAAAAGTACAG ataACCTACccaggtagtggtggtgtgggggcCCCCATGCCCATCTACTCCTTCTGCAGACAGATCAGTACCGAGGAGTTTGAGGAGCAGAAGCTGAGTGTGTCCCAGGCTGCCATCGCTGACCTGCTGGAGAGCCTGGTCAAAGACAAGAACATGTCTGTGAAGGACAAGAAGAAGAAGCTCAAGCAG TTTCAGAGGCAGTATACAGACATCTACGCTCGCCGATTTCCAACGACTGAGAGCGAGGCGCAGCTTTTTGAAGATAAACCAAAGATCAAACCTCCAATGCTGATAAGTATGAAGAAACCAAAAGCTTTTGGAATTAGAAACTGA
- the si:ch211-198n5.11 gene encoding methylcrotonoyl-coenzyme A carboxylase 2 isoform X3 has product MTDTTLSCLPSLEWAYPMETSPQQAVSLVEASLLCIGKINGLWCVFIANDATVSGGTAYPITVKKQLRAQDVAIQNRLPCVYLVDSGGAFLPLQSEIFPDKNQGGRTFYNEAIMSAMKIPQVSVVCGSCTAGGAYIPTMAEETVMVHRIGTIFLGGPPLVKAATGEEVSPENLGGATLHAEVSGCVDHFASVEKEAYETTRNIISTLNFELPEEDEAGVEEPLHSVEELMGLAPRDYDHSLDVKLILSRLTDGSKFQEFKARYGTTLVTGFARICRHQVGIVASNGALTHNASLKGSHFVQLCDQRDIPLIFLQNTIPTPELTLSQTQAETNTNRLKAQGSMMSAVACASVPKITIVIGGCHGAESYAMCGRSFDPNFLFLWPNARVSLVAPGYSAALAQEEDVEKINKRLEKESSAFFSSGRLWDDGVILPQDTRKVLSDCLKIIKQQEYQLSKEKIRTPLLRM; this is encoded by the exons ATGACGGATACTACTTTGAGCTGTCTCCCTTCGCTGGAATGGGCCTACCCTATGGAGACATCCCCTCAGCAGGCTGTCTCACTGGTAGAGGCTTCTCTGCTCT GTATAGGTAAAATCAACgggttgtggtgtgtgtttattgccAATGATGCTACTGTGAGTGGTGGTACAGCCTATCCCATAACCGTCAAGAAGCAGCTCAGAGCCCAGGATGTAGCTATCCAGAACCGACTTCCTTGTGTCTACTTGGTGGATAGTGGAGGTGCATTCCTTCCTCTTCAG TCTGAGATTTTCCCTGATAAAAACCAAGGAGGACGTACTTTCTACAATGAAGCCATCATGTCTGCCATGAAGATCCCTCAG GTATCCGTGGTTTGTGGGTCATGTACAGCTGGCGGTGCATACATCCCCACTATGGCAGAAGAGACTGTGATGGTGCACCGGATCGGGACGATTTTCCTGGGCGGACCGCCCTTGGTGAAAGCTGCCACAGGGGAAGAAGTCTCCCCAGAGAATCTGGGTGGGGCCACACTCCATGCAGA AGTGAGCGGCTGTGTGGACCACTTTGCCTCTGTGGAGAAGGAGGCCTATGAAACCACACGTAACATAATCTCTACCCTCAACTTTGAGCTGCCCGAGGAGGACGAGGCAGGGGTGGAGGAGCCTCTACATAGTGTGGAGGAGTTGATGGGTCTGGCCCCACGGGACTATGACCACAGCCTGGATGTCAAGCTG ATCCTGAGTCGGCTGACTGATGGCAGTAAGTTCCAGGAATTCAAGGCTCGATATGGAACAACCCTTGTGACTGGTTTTGCCAGAATTTGCAG GCATCAGGTTGGCATTGTGGCGAGCAATGGGGCGCTGACGCACAACGCATCATTAAAAGGCAGCCACTTTGTCCAGCTGTGTGACCAGCGAGACATCCCCCTGATATTCTTacagaacaccatcccaacgccAGAGCTGACCCTCTCCCAAACCCAG GCAGAGACCAACACCAACAGACTGAAGGCTCAGGGTTCCATGATGTCAGCTGTGGCATGTGCCTCTGTTCCAAAAATCACCATCGTCATTGGGGGATGCCATGGCGCTGAAAGTTATGCTATG TGTGGCAGGTCATTTGACCCAAACTTCCTATTCCTTTGGCCCAATGCCAGAGTGTCCCTGGTGGCCCCTGGTTACTCTGCAGCTCTGGCACAAGAGGAGGATGTTGAGAAGATCAATAAGAG GTTGGAGAAGGAGAGCTCTGCATTCTTCTCGTCGGGCAGACTTTGGGATGATGGAGTGATTCTTCCCCAGGACACGAGGAAG GTTTTGAGTGATTGTCTAAAAATCATCAAACAACAGGAATACCAACTCTCCAAAGAGAAAATAAGGACTCCATTACTCCGAATGTAA
- the LOC120055213 gene encoding retinal Mueller cells isomerohydrolase-like — protein sequence MRIEHPAGGYKKIFETCEELNEPIPAVVVGVIPEWLSGSLLRLGPGLFEVGAEPFYHLFDGQALMHKFDLKNGHVTYYRKFVKTDAYVRAMTEKRVVITEFGTAAYPDPCKNIFSRFFTYFKGIEVTDNCLVNVYPVGEDFYACTETNYITKVDPDTLETLKRVDLCDYLSVNGVTAHPHIESDGTVYNIGNCFGKNMSLAYNIVKIPPTPKDKSDPIAKSKVLVQLPSSERFKPSYVHSFGMTENYFVFVETPVKINLLKFLTAWSIWGTNYMDCFESNETMGTWFHLATKDPAEYIEHKFRTSAFNLFHHINSYEDDGFIVVDLCTWKGHEFVYNYLYLANLRENWEEVKKAAMRAPQPEVRRYVLPMDVHKEEQGKNMISLPYTTATAVMRSDGTIWLEPEVLFSGPRQAFEFPQINYSKFSGKNYSYAYGLGLNHFIPDRICKLNVKTKDTWVWQEPDSYPSEPIFVQTPDSVEEDDGVLLSIVVNPGADQRPGYLLILNARDLTEIARAEVEVIIPVTFHGMYKP from the exons ATGAG AATTGAGCATCCGGCTGGTGGCTACAAGAAAATCTTTGAGACATGTGAAGAGTTGAATGAGCCTATTCCTGCTGTGGTTGTAG GTGTGATCCCAGAATGGCTGAGCGGCAGTCTGTTGCGTCTTGGACCCGGCCTGTTTGAGGTGGGGGCTGAGCCTTTCTACCACCTCTTTGATGGCCAGGCCCTCATGCACAAGTTTGACCTAAAGAACGGCCATGTGACATACTATCGGAA ATTTGTCAAAACAGATGCCTATGTACGAGCCATGACAGAGAAAAGAGTGGTCATCACTGAGTTTGGAACAGCAGCCTACCCAGATCCTTGCAAAAATATCTTCTCAAG GTTTTTCACCTACTTCAAAGGGATTGAGGTGACAGATAATTGCTTAGTGAACGTGTACCCTGTTGGTGAGGATTTCTATGCCTGCACAGAAACCAACTACATCACCAAAGTGGACCCAGACACACTGGAGACTCTGAAAAGG GTGGACCTGTGTGACTACCTCTCGGTCAATGGAGTGACGGCTCATCCACACATTGAAAGTGACGGAACGGTGTACAACATTGGGAACTGTTTTGGGAAGAatatgtcactggcctacaacATTGTCAAAATTCCTCCCACACCGAAAG ACAAGTCAGATCCCATTGCAAAGTCCAAGGTTCTTGTGCAGCTCCCCAGCAGTGAGAGATTCAAGCCCTCCTATGTTCACAG CTTTGGAATGACAGAAAACTACTTTGTCTTCGTTGAGACTCCAGTGAAGATAAACCTTCTAAAATTCTTGACCGCTTGGAGCATCTGGGGCACAAATTACATGGATTGCTTTGAGTCAAACGAAACCATGGGC ACATGGTTCCATCTGGCTACAAAGGACCCAGCTGAATACATAGAGCATAAATTCAGGACTTCTGCCTTCAATCTCTTCCATCACATCAACAGCTATGAGGACGATGGCTTCATCGTTGTTGACCTGTGTACTTGGAAAGG TCATGAGTTTGTCTACAACTACCTATATCTGGCCAACCTGCGGGAGAACTGGGAGGAAGTGAAGAAAGCTGCTATGAGGGCACCTCAGCCAGAGGTCCGGCGATACGTTCTGCCCATGGACGTCCACAAG GAGGAACAGGGGAAGAATATGATATCCCTTCCGTACACCACAGCCACTGCAGTGATGCGCAGCGATGGAACCATCTGGCTGGAGCCCGAGGTTCTGTTTTCTGGACCACGACAAG CTTTCGAGTTCCCTCAGATCAACTACAGTAAGTTCTCTGGGAAGAACTACAGCTATGCCTATGGACTGGGCCTGAACCACTTCATCCCTGACAGG ATCTGCAAACTGAACGTGAAGACTAAGGATACGTGGGTGTGGCAGGAGCCAGACTCTTACCCCTCAGAGCCCATCTTTGTGCAGACCCCAGATTCAGTGGAGGAAGATGACG GGGTGTTGTTGAGCATCGTGGTGAACCCTGGAGCAGACCAGAGGCCAGGGTACCTCCTCATCCTCAATGCCAGAGACCTGACAGAGATCGCACGGGCTGAGGTGGAGGTCATCATCCCTGTCACCTTCCATGGAATGTACAAGCCTTAG
- the si:ch211-198n5.11 gene encoding methylcrotonoyl-coenzyme A carboxylase 2 isoform X2 encodes MASYLMSTSVHRRRRLPSAFPVLDEALQPIHNDVFEANLRNSQACQERYIEYMEKVKKGGGENAVKRHTQRNKKMLVTDRLRMLFDDGYYFELSPFAGMGLPYGDIPSAGCLTGIGKINGLWCVFIANDATVSGGTAYPITVKKQLRAQDVAIQNRLPCVYLVDSGGAFLPLQSEIFPDKNQGGRTFYNEAIMSAMKIPQVSVVCGSCTAGGAYIPTMAEETVMVHRIGTIFLGGPPLVKAATGEEVSPENLGGATLHAEVSGCVDHFASVEKEAYETTRNIISTLNFELPEEDEAGVEEPLHSVEELMGLAPRDYDHSLDVKLILSRLTDGSKFQEFKARYGTTLVTGFARICRHQVGIVASNGALTHNASLKGSHFVQLCDQRDIPLIFLQNTIPTPELTLSQTQAETNTNRLKAQGSMMSAVACASVPKITIVIGGCHGAESYAMCGRSFDPNFLFLWPNARVSLVAPGYSAALAQEEDVEKINKRLEKESSAFFSSGRLWDDGVILPQDTRKVLSDCLKIIKQQEYQLSKEKIRTPLLRM; translated from the exons ATGGCATCCTACTTGATGAGCACTAGTGTGCACAGAAGACGACGATTGCCAAGTGCCTTTCCAGTTTTAGATGAAGCCCTTCAGCCAATTCACAATGACGTATTTGAGGCTAACCTACGAAACAGCCAGGCATGCCAAGAAAG GTATATTGAATACATGGAGAAGGTGAAGAAGGGGGGTGGGGAGAATGCAGTAAAGAGGCACACCCAGAGAAACAAGAAGATGTTGGTTACGGACCGTCTTCGCATGCTGTTTGATGACGGATACTACTTTGAGCTGTCTCCCTTCGCTGGAATGGGCCTACCCTATGGAGACATCCCCTCAGCAGGCTGTCTCACTG GTATAGGTAAAATCAACgggttgtggtgtgtgtttattgccAATGATGCTACTGTGAGTGGTGGTACAGCCTATCCCATAACCGTCAAGAAGCAGCTCAGAGCCCAGGATGTAGCTATCCAGAACCGACTTCCTTGTGTCTACTTGGTGGATAGTGGAGGTGCATTCCTTCCTCTTCAG TCTGAGATTTTCCCTGATAAAAACCAAGGAGGACGTACTTTCTACAATGAAGCCATCATGTCTGCCATGAAGATCCCTCAG GTATCCGTGGTTTGTGGGTCATGTACAGCTGGCGGTGCATACATCCCCACTATGGCAGAAGAGACTGTGATGGTGCACCGGATCGGGACGATTTTCCTGGGCGGACCGCCCTTGGTGAAAGCTGCCACAGGGGAAGAAGTCTCCCCAGAGAATCTGGGTGGGGCCACACTCCATGCAGA AGTGAGCGGCTGTGTGGACCACTTTGCCTCTGTGGAGAAGGAGGCCTATGAAACCACACGTAACATAATCTCTACCCTCAACTTTGAGCTGCCCGAGGAGGACGAGGCAGGGGTGGAGGAGCCTCTACATAGTGTGGAGGAGTTGATGGGTCTGGCCCCACGGGACTATGACCACAGCCTGGATGTCAAGCTG ATCCTGAGTCGGCTGACTGATGGCAGTAAGTTCCAGGAATTCAAGGCTCGATATGGAACAACCCTTGTGACTGGTTTTGCCAGAATTTGCAG GCATCAGGTTGGCATTGTGGCGAGCAATGGGGCGCTGACGCACAACGCATCATTAAAAGGCAGCCACTTTGTCCAGCTGTGTGACCAGCGAGACATCCCCCTGATATTCTTacagaacaccatcccaacgccAGAGCTGACCCTCTCCCAAACCCAG GCAGAGACCAACACCAACAGACTGAAGGCTCAGGGTTCCATGATGTCAGCTGTGGCATGTGCCTCTGTTCCAAAAATCACCATCGTCATTGGGGGATGCCATGGCGCTGAAAGTTATGCTATG TGTGGCAGGTCATTTGACCCAAACTTCCTATTCCTTTGGCCCAATGCCAGAGTGTCCCTGGTGGCCCCTGGTTACTCTGCAGCTCTGGCACAAGAGGAGGATGTTGAGAAGATCAATAAGAG GTTGGAGAAGGAGAGCTCTGCATTCTTCTCGTCGGGCAGACTTTGGGATGATGGAGTGATTCTTCCCCAGGACACGAGGAAG GTTTTGAGTGATTGTCTAAAAATCATCAAACAACAGGAATACCAACTCTCCAAAGAGAAAATAAGGACTCCATTACTCCGAATGTAA
- the si:ch211-198n5.11 gene encoding methylcrotonoyl-coenzyme A carboxylase 2 isoform X1: MYSCLSRGLRTKGRLCPGYVSSQSPLWNVDPCTHRRPERCLHSRTSAGNLWQPFAHILSGRAKQLPMASYLMSTSVHRRRRLPSAFPVLDEALQPIHNDVFEANLRNSQACQERYIEYMEKVKKGGGENAVKRHTQRNKKMLVTDRLRMLFDDGYYFELSPFAGMGLPYGDIPSAGCLTGIGKINGLWCVFIANDATVSGGTAYPITVKKQLRAQDVAIQNRLPCVYLVDSGGAFLPLQSEIFPDKNQGGRTFYNEAIMSAMKIPQVSVVCGSCTAGGAYIPTMAEETVMVHRIGTIFLGGPPLVKAATGEEVSPENLGGATLHAEVSGCVDHFASVEKEAYETTRNIISTLNFELPEEDEAGVEEPLHSVEELMGLAPRDYDHSLDVKLILSRLTDGSKFQEFKARYGTTLVTGFARICRHQVGIVASNGALTHNASLKGSHFVQLCDQRDIPLIFLQNTIPTPELTLSQTQAETNTNRLKAQGSMMSAVACASVPKITIVIGGCHGAESYAMCGRSFDPNFLFLWPNARVSLVAPGYSAALAQEEDVEKINKRLEKESSAFFSSGRLWDDGVILPQDTRKVLSDCLKIIKQQEYQLSKEKIRTPLLRM; the protein is encoded by the exons ATGTACAGTTGCCTTTCAAG GGGTTTGAGGACCAAAGGCAGACTATGTCCTGGTTATGTCTCCTCTCAGTCACCTCTATGGAACGTTGACCCGTGCACACACAGGCGTCCAGAACGCTGTTTACACTCAAGGACATCAGCAGGTAACCTATGGCAACCTTTTGCACACATTCTCTCAGGCCGAGCTAAGCAGCTGCCAATGGCATCCTACTTGATGAGCACTAGTGTGCACAGAAGACGACGATTGCCAAGTGCCTTTCCAGTTTTAGATGAAGCCCTTCAGCCAATTCACAATGACGTATTTGAGGCTAACCTACGAAACAGCCAGGCATGCCAAGAAAG GTATATTGAATACATGGAGAAGGTGAAGAAGGGGGGTGGGGAGAATGCAGTAAAGAGGCACACCCAGAGAAACAAGAAGATGTTGGTTACGGACCGTCTTCGCATGCTGTTTGATGACGGATACTACTTTGAGCTGTCTCCCTTCGCTGGAATGGGCCTACCCTATGGAGACATCCCCTCAGCAGGCTGTCTCACTG GTATAGGTAAAATCAACgggttgtggtgtgtgtttattgccAATGATGCTACTGTGAGTGGTGGTACAGCCTATCCCATAACCGTCAAGAAGCAGCTCAGAGCCCAGGATGTAGCTATCCAGAACCGACTTCCTTGTGTCTACTTGGTGGATAGTGGAGGTGCATTCCTTCCTCTTCAG TCTGAGATTTTCCCTGATAAAAACCAAGGAGGACGTACTTTCTACAATGAAGCCATCATGTCTGCCATGAAGATCCCTCAG GTATCCGTGGTTTGTGGGTCATGTACAGCTGGCGGTGCATACATCCCCACTATGGCAGAAGAGACTGTGATGGTGCACCGGATCGGGACGATTTTCCTGGGCGGACCGCCCTTGGTGAAAGCTGCCACAGGGGAAGAAGTCTCCCCAGAGAATCTGGGTGGGGCCACACTCCATGCAGA AGTGAGCGGCTGTGTGGACCACTTTGCCTCTGTGGAGAAGGAGGCCTATGAAACCACACGTAACATAATCTCTACCCTCAACTTTGAGCTGCCCGAGGAGGACGAGGCAGGGGTGGAGGAGCCTCTACATAGTGTGGAGGAGTTGATGGGTCTGGCCCCACGGGACTATGACCACAGCCTGGATGTCAAGCTG ATCCTGAGTCGGCTGACTGATGGCAGTAAGTTCCAGGAATTCAAGGCTCGATATGGAACAACCCTTGTGACTGGTTTTGCCAGAATTTGCAG GCATCAGGTTGGCATTGTGGCGAGCAATGGGGCGCTGACGCACAACGCATCATTAAAAGGCAGCCACTTTGTCCAGCTGTGTGACCAGCGAGACATCCCCCTGATATTCTTacagaacaccatcccaacgccAGAGCTGACCCTCTCCCAAACCCAG GCAGAGACCAACACCAACAGACTGAAGGCTCAGGGTTCCATGATGTCAGCTGTGGCATGTGCCTCTGTTCCAAAAATCACCATCGTCATTGGGGGATGCCATGGCGCTGAAAGTTATGCTATG TGTGGCAGGTCATTTGACCCAAACTTCCTATTCCTTTGGCCCAATGCCAGAGTGTCCCTGGTGGCCCCTGGTTACTCTGCAGCTCTGGCACAAGAGGAGGATGTTGAGAAGATCAATAAGAG GTTGGAGAAGGAGAGCTCTGCATTCTTCTCGTCGGGCAGACTTTGGGATGATGGAGTGATTCTTCCCCAGGACACGAGGAAG GTTTTGAGTGATTGTCTAAAAATCATCAAACAACAGGAATACCAACTCTCCAAAGAGAAAATAAGGACTCCATTACTCCGAATGTAA
- the depdc1a gene encoding DEP domain-containing protein 1A isoform X1: MMSNHIVTPGPYRATKLWNEVTKLFRAGMPLRKHRQHFRVYGNCFTAIAAVDWLHELLRNNSNFGPDVTRQQTIQLLKKFLKNHVIENVKGRWGSEDLEDNSHLYRFASTSPLKPIPHRPPVSGPASVKKSFSMKEKEGFFKCRTSKKPDKETTENVDPSKEDMETEPVIEVVQARALTEEDIQDVWRGITLTHLQKTLGLTALEDVLDPRHINSQNIVYNMTNVNKHGVVTLEDKTDDLPHWVLSAMKCLANWPKYDSNQPSYPGFERDVFKTVSDYFYSLPQPLLTFEYYELFVNILVLCGYIVAPKTQRGKRKNQEEPSYPQPAKNPHMNGAVNLFKSTECLLLSLIRKEAFEEGDSPMREVFSSKAQSTFAALKTGCVGRVPQMGLTGRRDSSGDVLGGSSPSLVRSESSGASSVRLRRPSSCSLGRILDESAESDSCSQHMLFQSTESLVSCKSNSGSKYSTPPQNKTDSMSVLDSYPYSEPQVFVTMATPSCNTSSGVMSVEGSTHSSKSEGVRSSISLPMDNLSVSQKPKRTRSIGTCLDIAEHRGMSASCFSINAPVAEITVKPDSSSTVGLRGPSLLNLRASSMDLRDLRAGPSVSRRCQSSLDLSRPTLALPSVFTYARRLSSEQSLLQPQLERVAIEALQLCTLLLPPASRRKLQLLMRMISRMSQNVDMPRLHDAIGTRTLMVHTFSRCVLGCEEEVDLDELLATRLVSFLMDHHQEILQVPVYLQNAVRDHLVYLRKVQITYPGSGGVGAPMPIYSFCRQISTEEFEEQKLSVSQAAIADLLESLVKDKNMSVKDKKKKLKQFQRQYTDIYARRFPTTESEAQLFEDKPKIKPPMLISMKKPKAFGIRN; encoded by the exons ATGATGAGTAATCATATTGTCACTCCTGGGCCTTACAGGGCGACAAAACTG TGGAATGAAGTCACAAAGCTATTCCGAGCAGGGATGCCTCTGCGGAAACATCGACAACACTTTAGAGTGTATGGGAACTGTTTTACTGCCATAGCAGCTGTCGACTGGCTACACGAACTGCTCAGGAACAATAGTAACTTTGGACCAGATGTCACCAGACAACAGACTATCCAACTGCTGAAGAAGTTCCTCAAAAATCATGTGATCGAGAATGTGAAGGGCAGATGGGGTTCAGAAGATTTGGAAGACAACAGCCATCTCTACAG GTTTGCTTCAACATCTCCTTTGAAACCAATTCCCCATCGCCCACCTGTGTCAGGGCCTGCATCAGTAAAGAAGAGTTTCTCAATGAAAGAAAAGGAAGGCTTCTTCAAATGTAGGACTTCCAAGAAACCTGACAAGGAGACTACA GAAAATGTGGATCCATCAAAAGAAGATATGGAGACTGAGCCTGTGATTGAAGTGGTCCAGGCCAGAGCACTAACAGAGGAAGATATTCAGGATGTTTGGAGAGGCATCACTCTCACACA CCTTCAGAAAACATTGGGATTGACTGCGCTTGAGGATGTTTTGGATCCAAGACACATCAATTCTCAAAACATTGTGTACAACATGACCAATGTGAACAAGCATGGGGTTGTTACACTTGAGGACAAGACTG ATGACCTCCCACACTGGGTCTTGTCTGCAATGAAATGTCTTGCGAACT GGCCGAAGTATGATTCCAACCAGCCATCCTATCCTGGGTTTGAGAGGGATGTGTTTAAAACGGTCTCTGACTACTTCTACAGCCTCCCTCAGCCACTTCTTACATTTGAGTACTATGAGTTGTTTGTCAACATCTTGG TTTTATGTGGCTACATTGTGGCTCCTAAAACTCAAAGAGGAAAGCGAAAAAACCAAGAGGAGCCCAGCTACCCCCAGCCTGCAAAAAACCCTCACATGAACGGTGCTGTTAACCTGTTCAAATCAACGGAATGTCTGCTGTTGAGCTTAATTCGAAAAGAGGCTTTTGAAGAGGGCGACTCACCAATGAGAGAGGTATTCAGCTCAAAGGCCCAGTCCACGTTTGCAGCTCTGAAGACAGGCTGTGTCGGGAGGGTCCCCCAGATGGGTCTGACAGGCCGAAGGGACAGTTCTGGGGACGTCCTGGGAGGCAGCTCTCCGAGTCTTGTACGGTCAGAGAGCAGTGGAGCCTCATCAGTTAGGCTCAGAAGACCCAGTAGTTGCTCCCTGGGGAGAATCTTGGATGAATCAGCTGAGTCTGACTCATGCTCCCAACACATGTTGTTCCAGTCTACAGAGAGTCTGGTGTCCTGCAAAAGTAACAGTGGCAGCAAGTACAGCACCCCACCTCAGAATAAAACTGACTCTATGTCTGTTTTAGACAGCTACCCTTACTCTGAACCTCAAGTCTTTGTCACCATGGCAACTCCCAGTTGCAACACCAGTTCAGGTGTGATGTCTGTAGAGGGTAGCACTCACAGCTCCAAAAGCGAGGGTGTCAGAAGCAGCATCTCACTACCAATGGACAACCTCTCAGTCAGTCAGAAGCCCAAGCGCACTAGGAGCATTGGTACCTGTTTGGATATAGCTGAGCACAGAGGGATGTCTGCCAGCTGTTTCAGTATTAACGCCCCTGTAGCAGAGATCACCGTGAAGCCAGACTCCTCCTCCACTGTTGGCCTGAGGGGTCCCAGTCTGCTCAACCTGAGGGCCAGCAGCATGGACCTCCGAGACCTCAGAGCTGGGCCTTCTGTTAGCAGGCGCTGTCAGAGCTCTCTGGACCTGTCCAGGCCAACCCTTGCTCTGCCCTCTGTGTTCACTTATGCACGCCGTCTGAGTTCCGAGCAAA GTCTCCTCCAACCTCAGTTGGAGCGGGTGGCCATTGAGGCTCTGCAGCTCTGCACCCTGTTGCTGCCCCCTGCCAGCCGGAGGAAGCTCCAGCTGCTGATGAGAATGATCTCCCGGATGAGTCAGAATGTGGACATGCCTCGGCTCCATGACGCCATAGGAACACGCACATTG ATGGTGCATACGTTCTCTCGCTGCGTGCTGGGCTGTGAGGAAGAGGTGGACCTGGATGAGCTTCTGGCCACCAGACTGGTCTCCTTCCTCATGGATCACCACCAGGAGATACTCCAGGTGCCAGTCTATCTGCAGAACGCTGTTCGAGACCACCTGGTATACCTCAGAAAAGTACAG ataACCTACccaggtagtggtggtgtgggggcCCCCATGCCCATCTACTCCTTCTGCAGACAGATCAGTACCGAGGAGTTTGAGGAGCAGAAGCTGAGTGTGTCCCAGGCTGCCATCGCTGACCTGCTGGAGAGCCTGGTCAAAGACAAGAACATGTCTGTGAAGGACAAGAAGAAGAAGCTCAAGCAG TTTCAGAGGCAGTATACAGACATCTACGCTCGCCGATTTCCAACGACTGAGAGCGAGGCGCAGCTTTTTGAAGATAAACCAAAGATCAAACCTCCAATGCTGATAAGTATGAAGAAACCAAAAGCTTTTGGAATTAGAAACTGA